In Bacteroidota bacterium, a single window of DNA contains:
- a CDS encoding class I SAM-dependent methyltransferase produces the protein MSYWSSEVAADFYAKGRPYFHPSVVAQVAEFLKDHVPFNNALDVGCGTGLSSRALQQVASQVRGIDTSPEMLRHVPTAPHLAFAQAPGEAIPFEDNSFDLITLAQSFHWLDRAKFFSEARRVLKSRGWIVVYDNYFSAMMQEKPDFQPWFAEYLSRFPTPPRPRVQFTPEDANAEGFDFVHKSMHEEWPEFTKESLTAYLLTQSNISAAMERGEPLESITDWMGSELSRFIPESGSVHIGFGSPIWYLRKVS, from the coding sequence ATGAGCTACTGGTCATCAGAAGTTGCCGCCGATTTCTACGCCAAGGGCAGGCCGTATTTCCATCCATCCGTTGTCGCACAAGTTGCAGAGTTTCTGAAGGATCATGTTCCCTTCAACAATGCGCTGGATGTGGGATGCGGAACAGGCCTCTCTTCACGAGCCCTTCAGCAAGTCGCTTCACAGGTTCGAGGGATTGACACCTCACCTGAAATGTTGCGCCACGTGCCCACGGCACCACACCTTGCTTTCGCGCAAGCTCCGGGCGAGGCCATTCCGTTCGAGGATAACTCGTTCGATCTCATTACACTTGCGCAGTCGTTTCACTGGCTCGATCGAGCGAAATTCTTCAGCGAAGCAAGACGGGTACTCAAGAGCCGTGGCTGGATCGTTGTGTACGATAACTACTTCTCCGCGATGATGCAGGAAAAACCTGACTTTCAGCCTTGGTTTGCAGAATATCTATCTCGTTTTCCGACACCTCCACGACCAAGAGTCCAATTCACACCTGAGGACGCGAATGCGGAGGGTTTTGACTTCGTGCATAAATCGATGCACGAGGAATGGCCGGAGTTTACTAAAGAATCATTGACAGCCTACCTGCTCACACAGAGCAACATCAGCGCCGCGATGGAGCGAGGCGAGCCGCTTGAATCGATTACCGATTGGATGGGCTCTGAATTATCGAGGTTTATCCCTGAAAGTGGCAGCGTTCATATTGGATTCGGAAGTCCGATTTGGTATCTACGCAAAGTCAGCTAA
- a CDS encoding SdpI family protein, producing the protein MNPTNPSSLFRREWPTALVVLLPFVVFVIIWPSLPAQVPMHVDSHGIVNRYGIPIELLILPGINLLVAILLYFIPRIDPKQANIAASLPAYRWIRFAIAAFLTCVFGRMLATTLNPTFDAMPFIGIGLLVLFCMLGFLMPKLKQNYLIGIRLPWTLDSEENWRRTHAFAGKWWVRGSLLGIVLSLVFQSISFFIAFGTLIVLVISTVIYSYRLFRRETQHVS; encoded by the coding sequence ATGAATCCCACAAATCCCAGTTCTCTCTTCCGCCGCGAGTGGCCGACTGCCCTGGTCGTTCTTTTGCCGTTTGTTGTCTTCGTAATCATCTGGCCATCACTTCCGGCACAAGTGCCGATGCACGTCGACTCGCACGGGATTGTGAACCGTTACGGCATTCCTATAGAGTTGCTGATCCTGCCCGGCATCAACCTGCTCGTTGCGATTCTGCTTTACTTCATTCCGCGCATCGATCCGAAGCAAGCGAACATCGCGGCTTCCTTGCCGGCCTATCGCTGGATACGGTTCGCAATTGCCGCGTTTCTTACGTGTGTGTTTGGTCGCATGCTCGCGACGACGCTGAATCCGACGTTCGATGCGATGCCATTCATCGGGATTGGTCTGCTGGTGCTCTTTTGTATGCTGGGCTTCTTGATGCCGAAGTTGAAGCAGAATTATCTTATAGGCATTCGCTTACCTTGGACGCTCGATAGTGAAGAGAACTGGCGGCGGACGCATGCCTTCGCAGGTAAGTGGTGGGTACGTGGATCTTTGTTGGGAATTGTTCTCTCGCTCGTGTTTCAATCCATTAGCTTCTTCATCGCATTTGGTACATTGATTGTGCTTGTCATTAGCACGGTGATATATTCGTATCGACTCTTTCGGCGGGAGACTCAACACGTTAGCTGA
- a CDS encoding DUF4926 domain-containing protein, with protein sequence MIKEHDLVVLEHDIDDLGLARGDIGTVVGVYADGKAFEVEFMTAGGKTIDVLTLERADVRPFTGHEILHTREMEAVS encoded by the coding sequence ATGATTAAAGAACATGATCTTGTCGTTCTCGAGCATGACATCGACGATCTGGGACTTGCGCGCGGTGATATTGGCACGGTAGTCGGGGTTTATGCTGATGGGAAGGCATTTGAAGTAGAATTTATGACCGCCGGAGGCAAGACCATCGATGTGCTGACACTGGAACGAGCGGATGTTCGGCCGTTTACCGGACATGAGATTCTGCACACGCGTGAGATGGAAGCAGTGTCGTAG